In Equus przewalskii isolate Varuska chromosome 15, EquPr2, whole genome shotgun sequence, a single genomic region encodes these proteins:
- the USP19 gene encoding ubiquitin carboxyl-terminal hydrolase 19 isoform X18: protein MSGGASATGPRRGPPGLEEATSKKKQKDRANQESKNGDPRRGGSASTPREEQTKEELLLDWRQSADEVIVKLRVGAGPLRLEEVDAAFTDTDCVVRLPGGRQWGGVFYAEIESSCTKVQARKGGLLQLALPKKVPLLTWPSLLKKPLGTQELVSELRCQENGQEPSPIALEPGPEPRRAKQEARNQKRAQGRGEVGAGAGPGAQAGPSAKRAVHLRRGPEGEGSRDGPGPQGDAPSFLAEPAPQAEAEEQLRVPPLNPQTCLLGSEENLALLAGEKAVSLRNDPVSTGVARSRDPEKDPESMVNLAFVKNDSYEKGPDSVVVHVYVKEIRRDTSRVLFREQDFTLIFQTRDGNFLRLHPGCGPHTIFRWQVKLRNLIEPEQCTFCFTASRIDICLRKRQSQRWGGLEAPAARGAVGGAKVAVPTGPTPLDSTPPGGAPHPLTGQEETRAVEKEKPKSRSEDTGLDGVAARTPMEHVAPKPEPHLASPKPTCMVPPMPHSPVSGDSVEEEEEEEKKVCLPGFTGLVNLGNTCFMNSVIQSLSNTRELRDFFHDRSFEAEINYNNPLGTGGRLAIGFAVLLRALWKGTHHAFQPSKLKAIVASKASQFTGYAQHDAQEFMAFLLDGLHEDLNRIQNKPYTETVDSDGRPDEVVAEEAWQRHKMRNDSFIVDLFQGQYKSKLVCPVCAKVSITFDPFLYLPVPLPQKQKVLPVFYFAREPHSKPIKFLVSISKENSSASEVLDSISQSVHVKPENLRLTEVIKNRFHRVFLPSHSLDTVSPSDVLLCFELLSPELAKERVVVLEVQQRPQVPSIPISKCAACQRKQQSEDEKLKRCTRCYRVGYCNQLCQKTHWPDHKGLCRPENIGYPFLVSVPASRLTYARLAQLLEGYARFSVSVFQPPFQPGRMALESQGPGCTTLLSTSSLEAGDSERDPVQLPELQLVTPVAEGDTGVPRAWAAPDRGPVPSMSGVSSEMLASGPVEVGSLPAGERVSRPEAAVPGYQHPSEAMNAHTPQFFIYKIDASNREQRLEDKGDTPLELGDDCSLALVWRNNERLQEFVLVASKELECAEDPGSAGEAARAGHFTLDQCLNLFTRPEVLAPEEAWYCPQCKQHREASKQLLLWRLPNVLIVQLKRFSFRSFIWRDKINDLVEFPVRNLDLSKFCIGQKEEQLPSYDLYAVINHYGGMIGGHYTACARLPNDRSSQRSDVGWRLFDDSTVTTVDESQVVTRYAYVLFYRRRNSPVERPARAGHSEHHPDLGPAAEAAASQGLGPGQAPEVAPTRTAPERFAPPVDRPAPTYSNMEEVD from the exons ATGTCTGGCGGGGCCAGTGCCACAGGCCCGAGGAGAGGGCCTCCAGGACTGGAGGAGGCCACCAGTAAGAAGAAGCAAAAGGATCGAGCAAACCAGGAGAGCAAGAATGGAGATCCTAGGAGAGGTG GGTCAGCGTCCACTCCTCGGGAGGAGCAGACCAAAGAGG AGTTGTTGCTCGATTGGAGGCAGAGTGCAGATGAAGTGATTGTCAAGCTGCGTGTGGGAGCGGGTCCCTTGCGGCTAGAGGAGGTAGATGCTGCTTTCACAGACACAGACTGTGTGGTGCGGCTTCCAG GTGGTCGGCAGTGGGGTGGTGTTTTCTACGCTGAGATAGAAAGTTCTTGCACCAAAGTACAGGCCCGCAAAGGTGGTCTCCTGCAGCTGGCGCTGCCCAAGAAGGTGCCTCTGCTCACATGGCCCTCTCTCCTG AAGAAACCTCTAGGGACCCAGGAGTTGGTGTCAGAGCTGCGGTGCCAGGAGAATGGGCAGGAGCCATCTCCCATTGCCCTGGAGCCAGGCCCTGAGCCCCGCCGGGCTAAGCAGGAGGCCCGGAACCAGAAGCGGGCCCAGGGCCGTGGTGAGGTAGGcgcgggggctggccctggggcccaaGCAGGGCCCAGTGCCAAGAGGGCTGTGCATCTCCGCAGAGGACCAGAAGGGGAGGGGTCCAGAGATGGTCCTGGACCCCAAGGCGATGCCCCCTCCTTCCTGGCTGAGCCGGCCCCCCAG GCTGAAGCTGAGGAACAGCTCCGGGTACCACCACTGAACCCCCAGACCTGCCTCCTGGGCTCAGAGGAGAATCTAGCACTTTTGGCAGGAGAGAAGGCTGTATCCCTCAGGAATGACCCAGTTTCCACCGGCGTGGCCCGGAGCAGAGACCCTGAGAAAG ATCCCGAGTCCATGGTGAACCTGGCATTTGTCAAGAATGACTCGTATGAGAAGGGGCCAGACTCAGTGGTGGTGCATGTGTACGTGAAGGAAATCCGCAGGGACACTTCTCGAGTGCTTTTCCGCGAACAGGACTTCACGCTTATTTTCCAGACCAG AGATGGAAACTTCCTGAGACTGCACCCAGGCtgtgggccccacaccatcttccGTTGGCAGGTGAAGCTCAG GAACCTGATTGAGCCAGAGCAGTGCACCTTCTGCTTCACAGCCTCTCGCATTGATATTTGCCTCCGTAAGCGGCAGAGTCAGCGCTGGGGGGGCCTGGAGGCTCCAGCTGCACGAG GTGCAGTGGGTGGTGCAAAGGTTGCCGTGCCGACAGGCCCAACTCCTCTGGATTCAACCCCACCGGgaggtgccccccaccccctgacAGGCCAGGAGGAAACCCGGGCTGTGGAGAAGGAGAAACCCAAGTCTCGCTCTGAGGACACAGGGCTGGATGGTGTGGCAGCCCGCACCCCCATGGAGCATGTAGCCCCAAAGCCAGAGCCACACCTGGCCTCG CCCAAGCCCACATGTATGGTGCCTCCAATGCCCCATAGCCCTGTGAGTGGAGATAGtgtagaggaagaggaagaggaagagaagaaggtgtGTTTGCCGGGTTTCACTGGCCTTGTCAATCTAGGCAATACCTGCTTCATGAACAGTGTCATTCAGTCTCTGTCTAATACTCGGGAGCTCCGGGACTTCTTCCATG ACCGCTCCTTTGAGGCTGAGATCAACTACAACAACCCTCTTGGAACTGGTGGGCGTCTGGCCATTGGCTTTGCCGTGCTGCTCCGGGCACTGTGGAAGGGCACCCACCATGCCTTCCAGCCTTCCAAGTTGAAG GCCATTGTGGCGAGCAAAGCCAGCCAGTTCACAGGCTATGCACAGCATGATGCCCAGGAGTTCATGGCTTTCCTGCTGGATGGGCTGCACGAGGACCTGAACCGCATTCAGAACAAGCCCTACACGGAGACTGTGGACTCAGATGGGCGGCCTGATGAG GTGGTGGCTGAGGAAGCATGGCAGCGGCACAAGATGAGGAATGACTCTTTCATCGTGGACCTATTTCAGGGCCAGTATAAGTCGAAGCTGGTGTGCCCTGTGTGTGCCAAG GTCTCCATCACTTTTGACCCATTTCTGTACCTACCGGTGCCCTTGCCACAGAAGCAAAAGGTTCTCCCTGTCTTCTATTTTGCCCGGGAGCCCCACAGCAAGCCCATCAAG TTCCTAGTGAGCATCAGCAAGGAGAACTCCAGTGCAAGTGAAGTGTTGGACTCTATCTCTCAGAGTGTCCACGTGAAGCCTGAGAACCTGCGTCTGACTGAG GTGATTAAGAATCGCTTTCACCGTGTGTTCTTGCCCTCCCACTCACTGGACACTGTGTCCCCATCTGATGTGCTCCTCTGCTTTGAGCTCCTATCCCCAGAGTTGGCTAAGGAGCGGGTGGTGGTGCTAGAGGTGCAGCAG CGCCCCCAGGTGCCCAGCATCCCCATCTCCAAGTGTGCAGCCTGCCAGCGGAAGCAGCAGTCAGAGGATGAGAAGCTGAAGCGCTGTACCCGGTGTTACCGCGTGGGCTACTGCAACCA GCTCTGCCAGAAAACTCATTGGCCTGATCACAAGGGCCTCTGCCGTCCTGAGAACATTGGCTACCCATTCCTTGTCAGTGTACCTGCCTCACGCCTCACTTATGCCCGTCTTGCTCAGCTGCTAGAGGGCTATGCCCG GTTCTCTGTGAGTGTATTCCAGCCACCCTTCCAGCCTGGCCGCATGGCCTTGGAGTCTCAGGGCCCTGGTTGCACCACACTGCTCTCCACTAGCTCCCTGGAGGCTGGAGACAGTGAGAGGGACCCCGTTCAGCTGCCTGAGCTCCAGTTGGTGACCCCTGTGGCTGAGGGGGACACAGGGGTCCCCCGGGCATGGGCAGCCCCTGACCGGGGCCCTGTGCCCAGCATGAGTGGAGTTTCTTCTGAGATGCTGGCCAGTGGGCCCGTTGAAGTTGGCTCCTTGCCTGCTGGTGAGAGGGTATCCCGGCCTGAAG CTGCTGTGCCTGGGTACCAACACCCTAGTGAAGCAATGAATGCCCACACGCCCCagttctttatctataaaattgatGCGTCCAACCGAGAGCAGCGGCTAGAAGACAAAG GAGATACGCCATTAGAGCTGGGTGATGACTGCAGCCTGGCTCTAGTCTGGCGGAACAATGAACGCCTGCAGGAGTTCGTATTGGTGGCCTCCAAGGAGCTGGAATGTGCTGAGGATCCAGGCTCTGCTGGTGAGGCTGCCCGCGCTGGCCACTTCACTCTGGACCAGTGCCTGAACCTCTTCACGCGGCCTGAGGTGCTGGCACCTGAGGAAGCTTG GTACTGCCCACAGTGTAAACAACACCGCGAGGCCTCCAAGCAGCTATTGCTGTGGCGCCTGCCAAATGTGCTCATCGTGCAGCTGAAGCGCTTCTCCTTTCGTAGTTTCATATGGCGTGACAAGATCAATGACTTGGTGGAGTTCCCTGTTCG GAACCTGGACCTGAGTAAGTTCTGCATTGGTCAGAAAGAGGAGCAGCTACCCAGCTATGACCTCTATGCTGTCATCAACCATTATGGAGGCATGATTGGTGGCCACTACACCGCCTGTGCACGCTTGCCCAATGATCGCAGCAGCCAGCGCAGCGACGTGG GCTGGCGCTTGTTTGATGACAGCACGGTGACAACAGTAGATGAGAGCCAGGTTGTGACGCGTTATGCCTATGTCCTCTTCTACCGTCGGCGGAACTCTCCTGTGGAGAGGCCCGCCCGGGCAGGTCACTCTGAGCACCACCCAGACCTAGGCCCTGCAGCCGAAGCTGCTGCCAGCCAG GGACTAGGCCCTGGCCAGGCCCCCGAGGTGGCCCCCACGCGGACAGCCCCTGAACGCTTCGCCCCCCCTGTGGACCGCCCAGCCCCCACCTACAGCAACATGGAGGAGGTCGATTAG
- the USP19 gene encoding ubiquitin carboxyl-terminal hydrolase 19 isoform X13 — MSGGASATGPRRGPPGLEEATSKKKQKDRANQESKNGDPRRGSASTPREEQTKEELLLDWRQSADEVIVKLRVGAGPLRLEEVDAAFTDTDCVVRLPGGRQWGGVFYAEIESSCTKVQARKGGLLQLALPKKVPLLTWPSLLKPLGTQELVSELRCQENGQEPSPIALEPGPEPRRAKQEARNQKRAQGRGEVGAGAGPGAQAGPSAKRAVHLRRGPEGEGSRDGPGPQGDAPSFLAEPAPQAEAEEQLRVPPLNPQTCLLGSEENLALLAGEKAVSLRNDPVSTGVARSRDPEKDPESMVNLAFVKNDSYEKGPDSVVVHVYVKEIRRDTSRVLFREQDFTLIFQTRDGNFLRLHPGCGPHTIFRWQVKLRNLIEPEQCTFCFTASRIDICLRKRQSQRWGGLEAPAARGAVGGAKVAVPTGPTPLDSTPPGGAPHPLTGQEETRAVEKEKPKSRSEDTGLDGVAARTPMEHVAPKPEPHLASPKPTCMVPPMPHSPVSGDSVEEEEEEEKKVCLPGFTGLVNLGNTCFMNSVIQSLSNTRELRDFFHDRSFEAEINYNNPLGTGGRLAIGFAVLLRALWKGTHHAFQPSKLKAIVASKASQFTGYAQHDAQEFMAFLLDGLHEDLNRIQNKPYTETVDSDGRPDEVVAEEAWQRHKMRNDSFIVDLFQGQYKSKLVCPVCAKVSITFDPFLYLPVPLPQKQKVLPVFYFAREPHSKPIKFLVSISKENSSASEVLDSISQSVHVKPENLRLTEVIKNRFHRVFLPSHSLDTVSPSDVLLCFELLSPELAKERVVVLEVQQRPQVPSIPISKCAACQRKQQSEDEKLKRCTRCYRVGYCNQLCQKTHWPDHKGLCRPENIGYPFLVSVPASRLTYARLAQLLEGYARFSVSVFQPPFQPGRMALESQGPGCTTLLSTSSLEAGDSERDPVQLPELQLVTPVAEGDTGVPRAWAAPDRGPVPSMSGVSSEMLASGPVEVGSLPAGERVSRPEAAVPGYQHPSEAMNAHTPQFFIYKIDASNREQRLEDKGDTPLELGDDCSLALVWRNNERLQEFVLVASKELECAEDPGSAGEAARAGHFTLDQCLNLFTRPEVLAPEEAWYCPQCKQHREASKQLLLWRLPNVLIVQLKRFSFRSFIWRDKINDLVEFPVRNLDLSKFCIGQKEEQLPSYDLYAVINHYGGMIGGHYTACARLPNDRSSQRSDVGWRLFDDSTVTTVDESQVVTRYAYVLFYRRRNSPVERPARAGHSEHHPDLGPAAEAAASQASRIWQELEAEEEPVPEGPAPLGPWGPQDWVGPPPRGPTTPDEGCLRYFVLGTVAALVALVLNVFYPLVSQSRWR, encoded by the exons ATGTCTGGCGGGGCCAGTGCCACAGGCCCGAGGAGAGGGCCTCCAGGACTGGAGGAGGCCACCAGTAAGAAGAAGCAAAAGGATCGAGCAAACCAGGAGAGCAAGAATGGAGATCCTAGGAGAG GGTCAGCGTCCACTCCTCGGGAGGAGCAGACCAAAGAGG AGTTGTTGCTCGATTGGAGGCAGAGTGCAGATGAAGTGATTGTCAAGCTGCGTGTGGGAGCGGGTCCCTTGCGGCTAGAGGAGGTAGATGCTGCTTTCACAGACACAGACTGTGTGGTGCGGCTTCCAG GTGGTCGGCAGTGGGGTGGTGTTTTCTACGCTGAGATAGAAAGTTCTTGCACCAAAGTACAGGCCCGCAAAGGTGGTCTCCTGCAGCTGGCGCTGCCCAAGAAGGTGCCTCTGCTCACATGGCCCTCTCTCCTG AAACCTCTAGGGACCCAGGAGTTGGTGTCAGAGCTGCGGTGCCAGGAGAATGGGCAGGAGCCATCTCCCATTGCCCTGGAGCCAGGCCCTGAGCCCCGCCGGGCTAAGCAGGAGGCCCGGAACCAGAAGCGGGCCCAGGGCCGTGGTGAGGTAGGcgcgggggctggccctggggcccaaGCAGGGCCCAGTGCCAAGAGGGCTGTGCATCTCCGCAGAGGACCAGAAGGGGAGGGGTCCAGAGATGGTCCTGGACCCCAAGGCGATGCCCCCTCCTTCCTGGCTGAGCCGGCCCCCCAG GCTGAAGCTGAGGAACAGCTCCGGGTACCACCACTGAACCCCCAGACCTGCCTCCTGGGCTCAGAGGAGAATCTAGCACTTTTGGCAGGAGAGAAGGCTGTATCCCTCAGGAATGACCCAGTTTCCACCGGCGTGGCCCGGAGCAGAGACCCTGAGAAAG ATCCCGAGTCCATGGTGAACCTGGCATTTGTCAAGAATGACTCGTATGAGAAGGGGCCAGACTCAGTGGTGGTGCATGTGTACGTGAAGGAAATCCGCAGGGACACTTCTCGAGTGCTTTTCCGCGAACAGGACTTCACGCTTATTTTCCAGACCAG AGATGGAAACTTCCTGAGACTGCACCCAGGCtgtgggccccacaccatcttccGTTGGCAGGTGAAGCTCAG GAACCTGATTGAGCCAGAGCAGTGCACCTTCTGCTTCACAGCCTCTCGCATTGATATTTGCCTCCGTAAGCGGCAGAGTCAGCGCTGGGGGGGCCTGGAGGCTCCAGCTGCACGAG GTGCAGTGGGTGGTGCAAAGGTTGCCGTGCCGACAGGCCCAACTCCTCTGGATTCAACCCCACCGGgaggtgccccccaccccctgacAGGCCAGGAGGAAACCCGGGCTGTGGAGAAGGAGAAACCCAAGTCTCGCTCTGAGGACACAGGGCTGGATGGTGTGGCAGCCCGCACCCCCATGGAGCATGTAGCCCCAAAGCCAGAGCCACACCTGGCCTCG CCCAAGCCCACATGTATGGTGCCTCCAATGCCCCATAGCCCTGTGAGTGGAGATAGtgtagaggaagaggaagaggaagagaagaaggtgtGTTTGCCGGGTTTCACTGGCCTTGTCAATCTAGGCAATACCTGCTTCATGAACAGTGTCATTCAGTCTCTGTCTAATACTCGGGAGCTCCGGGACTTCTTCCATG ACCGCTCCTTTGAGGCTGAGATCAACTACAACAACCCTCTTGGAACTGGTGGGCGTCTGGCCATTGGCTTTGCCGTGCTGCTCCGGGCACTGTGGAAGGGCACCCACCATGCCTTCCAGCCTTCCAAGTTGAAG GCCATTGTGGCGAGCAAAGCCAGCCAGTTCACAGGCTATGCACAGCATGATGCCCAGGAGTTCATGGCTTTCCTGCTGGATGGGCTGCACGAGGACCTGAACCGCATTCAGAACAAGCCCTACACGGAGACTGTGGACTCAGATGGGCGGCCTGATGAG GTGGTGGCTGAGGAAGCATGGCAGCGGCACAAGATGAGGAATGACTCTTTCATCGTGGACCTATTTCAGGGCCAGTATAAGTCGAAGCTGGTGTGCCCTGTGTGTGCCAAG GTCTCCATCACTTTTGACCCATTTCTGTACCTACCGGTGCCCTTGCCACAGAAGCAAAAGGTTCTCCCTGTCTTCTATTTTGCCCGGGAGCCCCACAGCAAGCCCATCAAG TTCCTAGTGAGCATCAGCAAGGAGAACTCCAGTGCAAGTGAAGTGTTGGACTCTATCTCTCAGAGTGTCCACGTGAAGCCTGAGAACCTGCGTCTGACTGAG GTGATTAAGAATCGCTTTCACCGTGTGTTCTTGCCCTCCCACTCACTGGACACTGTGTCCCCATCTGATGTGCTCCTCTGCTTTGAGCTCCTATCCCCAGAGTTGGCTAAGGAGCGGGTGGTGGTGCTAGAGGTGCAGCAG CGCCCCCAGGTGCCCAGCATCCCCATCTCCAAGTGTGCAGCCTGCCAGCGGAAGCAGCAGTCAGAGGATGAGAAGCTGAAGCGCTGTACCCGGTGTTACCGCGTGGGCTACTGCAACCA GCTCTGCCAGAAAACTCATTGGCCTGATCACAAGGGCCTCTGCCGTCCTGAGAACATTGGCTACCCATTCCTTGTCAGTGTACCTGCCTCACGCCTCACTTATGCCCGTCTTGCTCAGCTGCTAGAGGGCTATGCCCG GTTCTCTGTGAGTGTATTCCAGCCACCCTTCCAGCCTGGCCGCATGGCCTTGGAGTCTCAGGGCCCTGGTTGCACCACACTGCTCTCCACTAGCTCCCTGGAGGCTGGAGACAGTGAGAGGGACCCCGTTCAGCTGCCTGAGCTCCAGTTGGTGACCCCTGTGGCTGAGGGGGACACAGGGGTCCCCCGGGCATGGGCAGCCCCTGACCGGGGCCCTGTGCCCAGCATGAGTGGAGTTTCTTCTGAGATGCTGGCCAGTGGGCCCGTTGAAGTTGGCTCCTTGCCTGCTGGTGAGAGGGTATCCCGGCCTGAAG CTGCTGTGCCTGGGTACCAACACCCTAGTGAAGCAATGAATGCCCACACGCCCCagttctttatctataaaattgatGCGTCCAACCGAGAGCAGCGGCTAGAAGACAAAG GAGATACGCCATTAGAGCTGGGTGATGACTGCAGCCTGGCTCTAGTCTGGCGGAACAATGAACGCCTGCAGGAGTTCGTATTGGTGGCCTCCAAGGAGCTGGAATGTGCTGAGGATCCAGGCTCTGCTGGTGAGGCTGCCCGCGCTGGCCACTTCACTCTGGACCAGTGCCTGAACCTCTTCACGCGGCCTGAGGTGCTGGCACCTGAGGAAGCTTG GTACTGCCCACAGTGTAAACAACACCGCGAGGCCTCCAAGCAGCTATTGCTGTGGCGCCTGCCAAATGTGCTCATCGTGCAGCTGAAGCGCTTCTCCTTTCGTAGTTTCATATGGCGTGACAAGATCAATGACTTGGTGGAGTTCCCTGTTCG GAACCTGGACCTGAGTAAGTTCTGCATTGGTCAGAAAGAGGAGCAGCTACCCAGCTATGACCTCTATGCTGTCATCAACCATTATGGAGGCATGATTGGTGGCCACTACACCGCCTGTGCACGCTTGCCCAATGATCGCAGCAGCCAGCGCAGCGACGTGG GCTGGCGCTTGTTTGATGACAGCACGGTGACAACAGTAGATGAGAGCCAGGTTGTGACGCGTTATGCCTATGTCCTCTTCTACCGTCGGCGGAACTCTCCTGTGGAGAGGCCCGCCCGGGCAGGTCACTCTGAGCACCACCCAGACCTAGGCCCTGCAGCCGAAGCTGCTGCCAGCCAG GCTTCCCGGATttggcaggagctggaggccGAGGAGGAGCCAGTACCTGAGGGGCCTGCGCCCCTGGGTCCCTGGGGGCCCCAAGACTGGGTGGGCCCCCCGCCACGTGGCCCTACCACACCAGACGAGGGCTGCCTCCGGTACTTTGTTCTGGGCACCGTGGCAGCTTTGGTGGCCCTCGTGCTCAACGTGTTCTATCCTCTGGTATCCCAGAGTCGCTGGAGATGA